One Flavobacterium sp. 90 DNA segment encodes these proteins:
- a CDS encoding prolyl oligopeptidase family serine peptidase, with protein MKLKVTLFLFLNIGFFAFAQENLTYQKPSKSILDLADYERAPTVSMDTKKENMLLVYRSTYKTLDDLNQEELRLGGLRINPVTNISSTVTYINNLKLRKTNGKDEIQVKGLPNNPKISNVLWSPNDKKILFSHTTNTGLELWVLDVASAQATKLTEATVNANLGNPFSWLLDNETILVKMLPKDRKPLLDSKKDLPTGPIISNTSGEKSQNRTYPDMLKNKNDEVNFENIITSELYKVNINGNAVLFKEAAMFVGEKISPDGNYIMLTTIQKPFSYVVPLSRFPSKSVVYDIRGKEIKTVNEVPLNEIIPKGFMAVRKGKREMAWRNDKPATLSYVTALDEGDPANKADFRDEVFLWDAPFTSDATSLVKIPQRYSDIVWGNDNIAFVTDEWYDTRNTKTYLINPSNPGQQAKVITDRNQQDVYSDPGTFETKKNEYNKYVLAIEKDNAYRIGDGYTKNGQFPFIDEFNLKTLQSKRIYTSSYKDKKEDLLEIEDFRSGKVLVQIQSKSEYPNYYFRNIKKQNSLTPITTFKNPFESIKDVSKEVIKYKRKDGLELSGTLYLPAGYDKAKKEKLPLLIWAYPAEYKDRNSAGQSTQNSNEFTFPYYGSFVYWVTKGYVVLDDAAFPIIGEGTTEPNDNFISQLVDNAEAAINAVDALGYINRKKVAIGGHSYGAFMTANLLTHSNLFACGIARSGAYNRTLTPFGFQSEQRNYWEVPDVYNAMSPFMNADKMKTPILLVHGEADNNPGTFTLQTERYFQALKGLGAPARMVILPKEAHSYVAKENILHLLWEQDQFLEKYLKN; from the coding sequence ATGAAATTAAAGGTTACATTATTCTTATTTTTAAATATTGGTTTCTTTGCTTTTGCTCAGGAAAACCTAACCTACCAAAAACCGTCTAAATCTATCCTGGATTTAGCAGATTATGAAAGAGCTCCTACAGTATCTATGGATACTAAAAAAGAAAATATGCTCTTAGTATATAGAAGTACATACAAAACATTAGACGATTTAAATCAGGAGGAACTTCGTTTGGGAGGTTTAAGGATTAATCCTGTTACCAATATTTCAAGTACCGTTACTTATATCAACAATCTGAAATTAAGAAAGACTAATGGTAAAGACGAAATTCAAGTAAAAGGACTACCAAATAATCCTAAAATCAGTAATGTCCTTTGGTCACCAAATGACAAAAAAATTCTGTTTTCGCATACTACAAATACTGGTTTAGAACTTTGGGTTTTGGATGTTGCATCGGCACAAGCCACAAAACTAACGGAAGCTACTGTAAATGCAAATCTGGGAAATCCGTTTAGCTGGCTTTTAGACAATGAAACTATCCTGGTAAAAATGCTTCCAAAAGATAGAAAACCACTTCTGGATTCTAAAAAAGATTTACCAACAGGACCAATTATTTCGAATACTTCAGGCGAAAAATCTCAAAACAGAACTTATCCGGATATGTTGAAAAACAAAAACGATGAAGTTAATTTTGAAAATATCATTACATCTGAATTATACAAAGTCAACATTAACGGAAATGCTGTTTTATTTAAAGAAGCTGCAATGTTTGTCGGAGAAAAAATCTCTCCAGACGGTAATTATATTATGTTAACAACCATTCAGAAACCATTTTCTTATGTTGTTCCTTTAAGCAGATTTCCATCTAAATCAGTTGTATATGACATTCGAGGAAAAGAAATCAAAACAGTTAACGAAGTTCCGTTGAACGAAATTATACCAAAAGGTTTTATGGCGGTTCGAAAAGGAAAAAGAGAAATGGCATGGAGAAATGACAAACCAGCTACTTTATCTTATGTTACAGCTCTGGATGAAGGAGATCCTGCGAACAAAGCAGATTTTAGAGATGAAGTTTTTCTTTGGGATGCGCCTTTTACAAGCGATGCAACTTCATTGGTAAAAATACCTCAACGTTATTCTGATATTGTTTGGGGAAATGATAATATTGCTTTTGTTACTGACGAATGGTACGATACGCGTAATACTAAAACATATTTGATTAATCCATCAAATCCTGGTCAGCAAGCAAAAGTGATTACGGACAGAAACCAACAAGACGTTTACTCAGATCCTGGTACTTTTGAAACCAAAAAGAATGAATATAATAAATATGTTCTTGCAATCGAAAAAGATAACGCTTACAGAATTGGTGACGGATATACTAAAAATGGTCAGTTTCCATTTATTGATGAATTCAATTTAAAAACATTACAATCTAAACGCATTTATACTTCTTCTTATAAAGACAAAAAAGAAGATTTATTGGAAATTGAAGATTTCAGATCCGGTAAAGTTTTAGTTCAGATTCAGTCAAAAAGTGAATATCCAAATTATTACTTCAGAAACATTAAAAAACAAAACAGTTTAACTCCAATTACAACTTTCAAAAATCCGTTTGAAAGTATTAAAGATGTGAGTAAAGAAGTTATTAAATACAAACGTAAAGACGGTTTGGAACTTTCGGGAACTTTATATCTTCCTGCTGGATATGATAAAGCAAAAAAAGAAAAACTACCTTTATTAATCTGGGCTTATCCTGCCGAATACAAAGACCGAAATAGTGCTGGACAATCGACTCAAAATTCAAATGAGTTTACTTTTCCTTATTATGGATCTTTTGTTTATTGGGTAACCAAAGGGTATGTGGTTTTGGATGATGCAGCTTTCCCTATTATTGGAGAAGGAACTACAGAACCAAACGACAACTTTATCTCGCAATTAGTAGACAATGCCGAAGCTGCAATTAATGCTGTTGATGCTTTAGGATATATTAATCGTAAAAAAGTCGCTATTGGCGGACACTCTTATGGCGCATTTATGACGGCAAATTTATTAACACATTCTAATTTATTTGCCTGCGGAATTGCAAGAAGCGGCGCGTATAACAGAACTTTGACTCCGTTTGGTTTCCAGAGTGAGCAACGTAATTACTGGGAAGTTCCAGATGTTTACAACGCAATGTCTCCTTTTATGAATGCAGATAAAATGAAAACTCCAATTTTATTAGTTCATGGCGAAGCCGATAATAATCCGGGAACTTTTACTTTGCAGACAGAACGTTATTTTCAAGCTTTAAAAGGTTTAGGCGCTCCAGCAAGAATGGTGATTTTACCTAAAGAAGCACATAGTTATGTTGCCAAAGAAAACATTCTACATTTACTTTGGGAACAAGATCAGTTTTTAGAAAAATATTTAAAAAACTAG
- a CDS encoding OmpA family protein — protein sequence MRKITVLSLSSLFVLASFFTSCDSVKNANNTQKGAGIGVVAGGLIGGILGNNLGHGGNAALGAAIGAAVGGGTGALIGNKMDKQAREIDQALPGADVERVGEGIHLTLNENSVRFDTNKSTLTSQAKANLDKLIPVFTEYGDTDIQIFGYTDNTGKPEYNLTLSGQRAASVQAYLVSKGLKSSRFKTSGLGIADPIATNDTAEGKAQNRRVEFSITANDKMVNDAKAQSGK from the coding sequence ATGAGAAAGATAACCGTTTTAAGCCTGAGTAGTTTATTTGTATTAGCAAGTTTCTTTACAAGTTGTGATTCAGTGAAAAATGCAAACAATACACAAAAAGGTGCCGGAATTGGAGTAGTTGCCGGTGGACTTATTGGTGGTATTTTAGGAAATAATTTAGGTCACGGAGGTAATGCTGCTTTAGGTGCTGCAATTGGAGCAGCCGTAGGTGGTGGAACCGGAGCACTTATTGGAAACAAAATGGATAAACAAGCCCGTGAAATTGATCAGGCTTTACCAGGTGCTGATGTAGAAAGAGTTGGAGAAGGAATTCACTTAACTTTAAATGAAAACTCTGTTCGTTTTGATACTAACAAATCGACTTTGACTTCTCAGGCAAAAGCTAACTTAGATAAATTAATTCCTGTATTTACGGAATATGGAGATACAGATATTCAAATTTTTGGTTACACTGATAATACAGGAAAACCAGAATATAACTTGACACTTTCAGGACAAAGAGCGGCATCTGTGCAAGCTTATTTAGTTTCAAAAGGATTAAAATCTAGCCGTTTCAAAACTTCAGGTTTAGGAATCGCTGATCCAATTGCAACAAATGATACTGCTGAAGGAAAAGCACAAAACCGTCGTGTAGAATTCTCAATTACTGCAAATGACAAAATGGTAAATGATGCAAAAGCTCAATCCGGAAAATAA
- a CDS encoding peroxiredoxin encodes MSLKIGDIVPNFTAKDSHGEVFESQSVLGRKPLVIYFYPKDNTPGCTTEACSFRDQYEDFKDLGAEVIGISSDSIKSHQKFAKKHQLPFILLSDQDKRIRHLFGVRDTLFGLVPGRVTYVIDRNGVVILIFDSMNAAKHIPKALETIKELVS; translated from the coding sequence ATGTCATTAAAAATAGGAGATATAGTTCCGAATTTTACTGCAAAAGATAGTCATGGTGAAGTTTTTGAAAGCCAAAGTGTTTTGGGGCGGAAACCACTCGTGATTTATTTTTACCCAAAAGATAATACGCCTGGTTGTACTACAGAAGCTTGTAGTTTTAGAGATCAATACGAAGATTTCAAAGACTTAGGAGCTGAGGTTATCGGTATAAGCAGTGATAGTATAAAATCACATCAAAAATTTGCCAAAAAACATCAATTGCCATTTATACTGTTATCTGATCAGGATAAAAGAATCCGACACCTTTTTGGTGTTCGTGATACTTTATTTGGTCTTGTACCAGGTCGTGTAACATATGTTATTGATCGAAATGGCGTTGTTATTTTGATTTTTGATAGTATGAATGCAGCAAAACACATTCCGAAAGCACTTGAGACTATTAAAGAATTAGTATCGTAA
- a CDS encoding type I phosphomannose isomerase catalytic subunit gives MKPKLYPLQFEPILKERIWGGEKLKTVLNKPIVSKITGESWELSTVEGDVSVIANGTLKGKSLMELIDETPNEILGTEVYKRFGKQFPLLFKYLDAREDLSIQVHPNDKLAKERHNSFGKTEMWYVLQADTDARIIVGFKEDSSKEEYLEHLHNNTLVSILDTVKAKVGDVFFLETGTVHAIGAGLVVAEIQQTSDITYRLYDFDRVDANGNKRELHVDLALDAINYNKVDTQKKYETKTDTSNVVVDCPYFTTNFIPLKDKVAVSKSGETFTVYMCIEGSFEIEFDGFKQNYQKGDTVLVPAEINAFFLSGNASILEIYIS, from the coding sequence ATGAAGCCAAAATTATATCCATTGCAATTTGAACCTATTCTGAAAGAAAGAATTTGGGGAGGAGAAAAACTAAAAACAGTTCTTAATAAACCAATTGTTTCTAAAATTACTGGAGAAAGTTGGGAATTGTCTACAGTAGAAGGCGATGTAAGTGTTATTGCAAATGGAACTTTGAAAGGAAAATCATTAATGGAACTTATTGATGAAACGCCAAATGAAATTCTGGGAACAGAAGTTTATAAGCGTTTTGGAAAACAGTTTCCGTTACTTTTTAAATATCTGGACGCTCGCGAAGATCTTTCGATACAAGTACATCCAAACGATAAATTGGCAAAAGAACGTCATAATTCTTTTGGTAAAACCGAAATGTGGTACGTTCTGCAAGCTGATACTGATGCCAGAATTATTGTTGGTTTTAAAGAAGATTCCAGTAAAGAAGAATATTTAGAGCATTTACACAATAATACACTGGTTTCTATTTTAGATACTGTGAAAGCAAAAGTTGGTGATGTTTTCTTTTTGGAAACTGGGACCGTTCACGCAATTGGCGCAGGACTTGTAGTTGCCGAAATTCAGCAAACTTCTGATATTACGTATCGTTTATATGATTTTGATCGTGTCGATGCTAATGGAAATAAAAGAGAACTTCATGTAGATTTAGCACTCGATGCTATAAACTATAATAAGGTTGATACACAAAAAAAATACGAGACAAAAACAGATACTTCGAATGTAGTAGTTGATTGTCCTTACTTTACCACCAATTTTATTCCGTTAAAAGATAAAGTAGCGGTTTCTAAATCCGGAGAAACTTTTACTGTTTATATGTGTATCGAAGGAAGTTTTGAAATTGAATTTGATGGGTTTAAACAAAACTACCAAAAAGGAGACACGGTTTTGGTTCCTGCTGAGATAAATGCATTTTTCTTAAGCGGAAATGCTTCAATTTTAGAAATTTACATTTCATAG
- the htpG gene encoding molecular chaperone HtpG: protein MTTGKINVSVENIFPLIKKFLYSDHEIFLRELVSNGTDATLKLKHLISIGEAKVEYGNPIIEIKVDKEGKKIHIIDQGLGMTADEVEKYINQVAFSGAEEFLDKYKDSAKDSGIIGHFGLGFYSAFMVAEKVEIITKSYKDEPAAHWTCDGSPEFTLEPADKTSRGTEIILHIAEDSLEFLEDSKISGLLNKYNKFMPIPIKFGSRTETLPKPEDAPEDYINETIEVDNIINNPNPAWTKQPSELSDEDYKNFYRELYPMQFEDPLFNIHLNVDYPFNLTGILYFPKLGSDMQIQKDKIQLYQNQVYVTDNVEGIVPEFLTMLKGVIDSPDIPLNVSRSGLQADGAVKKISNYITRKVADKLKALFNENRADFEAKWNDIKIVLEYGMLSEDKFYEKAGAFVLYPTVDDKYFTLEELKENLKENQTDKDGKLVVLYAGNKDAQHSYIETAKEKGYEVLLLDSPIISHLIQKIEGDNKDVTFVRVDSDHIDNLIKKDENTISKLSDEEKETLKTSLEAYIPKAYSVQLEAMDSQAAPFIITQPEFMRRMKEMSQSGGGGMFGMGNMPEMYNLVVNTNSDLATSILNTEDKTHQEHLVKQALDLAKLSQNLLKGEALTAFVKRSFEMIK, encoded by the coding sequence ATGACAACAGGTAAAATTAATGTTTCGGTAGAAAACATCTTTCCCTTAATCAAAAAGTTCTTGTACAGCGACCACGAAATCTTTTTACGTGAGCTGGTTTCGAACGGAACAGACGCTACTTTAAAATTAAAACACCTAATTAGTATTGGCGAAGCTAAAGTAGAATACGGAAATCCAATTATCGAAATCAAAGTTGATAAAGAAGGAAAGAAAATCCACATCATTGACCAAGGTTTAGGAATGACGGCTGATGAAGTTGAAAAATACATCAATCAGGTTGCCTTTTCAGGAGCCGAAGAATTTCTTGACAAATATAAAGATTCTGCAAAAGATTCTGGAATTATTGGTCATTTTGGTCTTGGTTTTTATTCTGCATTTATGGTTGCAGAAAAAGTAGAAATCATTACAAAATCATACAAAGACGAACCTGCAGCACACTGGACATGTGACGGAAGCCCTGAATTTACTTTAGAGCCGGCTGACAAAACTTCACGTGGTACAGAAATCATCTTACATATCGCTGAAGATTCTCTTGAATTTTTAGAAGATTCTAAAATCAGCGGATTATTGAATAAGTATAACAAGTTTATGCCTATTCCAATTAAATTTGGATCAAGAACAGAAACACTTCCAAAACCGGAAGATGCTCCTGAAGATTATATCAACGAAACAATTGAAGTTGATAACATCATCAATAATCCAAATCCAGCATGGACAAAACAACCAAGCGAATTATCTGATGAAGATTATAAAAACTTCTACAGAGAATTGTATCCAATGCAGTTTGAAGATCCGTTATTCAATATTCATTTGAATGTAGATTATCCGTTTAACTTAACCGGAATTTTATATTTCCCTAAGTTAGGTTCAGATATGCAAATTCAAAAAGATAAAATTCAATTGTACCAAAACCAAGTTTACGTTACTGATAATGTAGAAGGAATTGTACCTGAATTTTTGACAATGCTAAAAGGAGTTATTGATTCACCGGATATTCCATTAAACGTTTCTCGTTCTGGTTTACAAGCAGATGGTGCAGTTAAGAAAATCTCTAACTACATCACTCGTAAAGTTGCTGATAAACTAAAAGCTTTATTCAACGAAAACCGTGCTGATTTTGAAGCAAAATGGAACGATATTAAAATCGTTTTAGAATACGGAATGCTTTCTGAAGATAAATTCTATGAAAAAGCAGGTGCGTTTGTTTTATATCCAACAGTTGATGATAAATATTTTACTCTTGAAGAATTAAAAGAGAACTTAAAAGAAAATCAAACTGATAAAGACGGAAAATTAGTTGTTCTATATGCTGGAAACAAAGATGCTCAGCACTCTTATATTGAAACAGCAAAAGAAAAAGGATACGAAGTTTTACTTTTGGATTCGCCAATTATTTCGCATTTAATTCAAAAAATTGAAGGAGATAACAAAGACGTAACTTTTGTACGTGTAGATTCTGATCATATTGATAATTTAATCAAAAAAGACGAAAACACGATTTCTAAATTATCTGATGAAGAAAAAGAAACACTTAAAACTTCATTAGAAGCTTATATTCCAAAAGCATATTCTGTACAATTGGAAGCTATGGATAGCCAAGCTGCTCCATTCATTATTACGCAACCGGAATTTATGCGTAGAATGAAAGAAATGAGTCAATCTGGTGGTGGCGGAATGTTCGGAATGGGTAATATGCCGGAAATGTACAATTTGGTTGTAAACACAAATTCTGATTTGGCAACAAGTATCTTAAATACTGAAGACAAAACACATCAGGAACATTTGGTAAAACAAGCTTTAGACTTAGCCAAATTATCGCAAAACCTATTAAAAGGAGAAGCTTTGACTGCTTTTGTAAAAAGAAGTTTTGAAATGATTAAATAA
- a CDS encoding helix-turn-helix transcriptional regulator has protein sequence MSTLAKPNHIGRKISRIRELRDMKQEALAQALGTNQQAISAIENSETIDEEKLIEVAKALGVTAEAIKNFSEENMINYFNTFHDTDFSNSQGAFSQNHQCSFNPLDKVVELYERLVQVEKDKVEYLEKILKGK, from the coding sequence ATGAGCACACTAGCAAAACCAAATCATATAGGGCGAAAAATTAGCCGTATTCGTGAACTAAGAGATATGAAGCAAGAGGCATTGGCGCAAGCTTTGGGAACAAACCAACAAGCGATTTCTGCTATTGAAAATAGTGAAACTATAGATGAAGAAAAATTAATTGAAGTGGCAAAAGCGCTTGGTGTGACTGCAGAAGCAATTAAGAATTTTTCGGAAGAAAATATGATTAATTATTTCAATACATTTCATGATACTGATTTTAGCAATAGTCAAGGAGCTTTCAGTCAAAACCATCAGTGCTCATTCAATCCTCTTGATAAAGTTGTAGAACTTTATGAGCGTTTGGTTCAGGTTGAAAAAGATAAGGTTGAATATTTAGAGAAAATTCTAAAGGGAAAATAG
- a CDS encoding DUF4369 domain-containing protein, giving the protein MKKSIIAFVTLAVLASCSKKESSTDNLHITGNIKGLKKGTLYIQRIVDTSLVAIDSIKIDGNSAFESDIKLESPEMLYLFLDRGVTNSLDNNILFFAEPGNINIDTNLDNFIYSAKITGSKNQELYEQYQKINSRFIGENLSLVEPRFKAIKRKDQKAIDSIDAKQSSNIKRKYLYATNFAINNKDHEIAPYIALAEIYDINIKFLDTIQKSMTPKVANSLYGKKLTKYIAEIKKQQQK; this is encoded by the coding sequence ATGAAAAAATCAATTATTGCTTTTGTTACTCTCGCTGTATTAGCATCTTGTAGCAAAAAAGAATCATCAACTGACAACTTACATATTACCGGAAATATAAAAGGATTAAAAAAAGGAACTTTATATATTCAAAGAATTGTTGATACTTCGCTTGTTGCTATTGACAGTATAAAAATTGACGGAAACTCAGCTTTTGAAAGTGACATAAAATTAGAATCTCCTGAAATGCTTTATTTATTCCTGGATCGTGGAGTAACCAATTCATTAGACAATAACATTTTATTTTTTGCAGAACCAGGAAACATCAATATTGATACTAATCTGGATAATTTTATTTATAGCGCTAAAATCACCGGATCAAAAAATCAGGAATTGTATGAGCAATATCAAAAAATAAATTCTCGTTTTATTGGAGAGAATCTTTCTTTGGTTGAACCAAGATTTAAAGCTATAAAAAGAAAAGATCAAAAAGCAATTGATAGCATTGACGCAAAACAATCTTCAAATATCAAAAGAAAATATCTATACGCTACAAACTTTGCCATTAACAACAAAGATCACGAAATTGCACCATATATTGCATTAGCAGAGATTTATGACATTAATATCAAATTTCTTGATACGATTCAAAAATCAATGACTCCAAAAGTAGCTAATTCTCTATATGGAAAAAAGCTAACCAAATATATTGCTGAAATCAAAAAGCAACAGCAAAAATAG
- a CDS encoding ABC transporter ATP-binding protein, translating to MLDIQNISFSYTENPVIKNVSFTVNKGDNIAIIGESGCGKSTLLKLMYGLYDLDEGKIFYNEKPVLGPKYNLIPGMPYMKYLAQDFDLSPFETVAENVGKFLSNGFANMKKLRVQELLEMVEMESFSNVKAKFLSGGQQQRVALVRVLALEPEVILLDEPFSQIDAFRKNALRRNLFRYLKQKGITCIIATHDSTDALSFADEAIVMRNGEIIVKDNPSKIYEDPQTKYVASLFGEVNELPTHLLLPYEDQEHKTLVYPHQFKMVTESNLPVKIRRTYFRGNHYLIETVYKRQLVFFESEIDLPLEQEIFLSLNYL from the coding sequence ATGCTCGACATTCAAAATATTTCTTTTTCGTATACCGAAAACCCTGTTATAAAAAACGTTTCTTTTACTGTAAATAAAGGCGATAATATTGCCATTATTGGTGAGAGTGGCTGCGGAAAAAGTACGCTTCTTAAATTAATGTACGGTTTATATGATCTGGATGAAGGCAAGATTTTTTATAATGAGAAACCTGTTTTAGGTCCAAAGTATAATTTAATTCCCGGAATGCCTTATATGAAATATCTGGCACAGGATTTTGATTTGTCTCCTTTTGAAACCGTAGCCGAAAATGTTGGAAAGTTTCTTTCGAATGGTTTTGCAAACATGAAAAAACTTCGTGTTCAGGAATTACTAGAAATGGTGGAAATGGAATCTTTTTCTAATGTAAAAGCAAAATTTTTAAGTGGAGGTCAACAACAAAGAGTGGCGCTGGTAAGAGTTTTGGCCTTAGAGCCGGAAGTTATCTTATTGGACGAACCGTTTAGTCAAATTGATGCTTTTAGAAAAAATGCTTTACGCCGAAATTTATTCCGTTACTTAAAACAAAAAGGAATTACGTGCATTATTGCAACGCATGACAGTACGGATGCTTTGTCGTTTGCAGACGAAGCGATTGTAATGCGAAACGGAGAAATTATTGTTAAGGATAATCCATCAAAAATATACGAAGATCCGCAAACTAAATATGTAGCGTCACTTTTTGGAGAAGTAAATGAACTTCCAACGCATTTATTACTTCCGTATGAAGATCAGGAACATAAGACTTTGGTTTATCCGCATCAATTTAAAATGGTTACAGAATCTAATTTACCAGTAAAAATTAGAAGAACTTATTTTAGAGGAAATCATTATTTGATTGAAACTGTTTATAAAAGACAACTTGTGTTTTTTGAAAGTGAAATCGATTTGCCTCTTGAACAGGAAATTTTCTTAAGTTTAAATTATTTGTAA
- a CDS encoding lipocalin family protein: protein MKKVIFICLIATMFFACKSASSTTASTEAPTLSTKLDRPTQVALKGNWVLTNVSYPGSDYIKVNSFDLADSKCFIGSTWNFISNNNKGTMALTAPSCTAFTSPIVWSINNQGLFVLKIVDPGLKSKNVKSGYLLKVAGLTDNSFQLIDNINVGGQVKDVTYQFQRAN, encoded by the coding sequence ATGAAGAAAGTTATTTTCATTTGCTTGATCGCCACGATGTTCTTCGCGTGCAAATCAGCTTCGTCTACAACAGCTTCAACAGAAGCGCCTACACTATCAACTAAACTTGACAGACCTACTCAAGTAGCACTTAAAGGAAATTGGGTACTTACAAATGTATCTTATCCGGGTTCAGACTATATTAAAGTAAACTCGTTTGATCTTGCAGATTCTAAATGTTTTATTGGAAGTACATGGAACTTTATTTCAAATAATAATAAAGGTACTATGGCTTTAACGGCACCAAGCTGTACAGCTTTTACTTCTCCAATCGTTTGGAGTATTAACAATCAAGGACTTTTTGTACTTAAGATTGTAGATCCGGGATTGAAATCAAAAAATGTTAAATCAGGATATTTACTTAAAGTAGCCGGATTAACTGATAATTCATTTCAATTGATCGACAACATTAATGTTGGTGGACAAGTTAAGGATGTAACATACCAATTTCAAAGAGCTAATTAA
- a CDS encoding hydroxymethylglutaryl-CoA reductase, whose amino-acid sequence MKNPPSIISRAKFDFINSSVIEKLESYNSKPSPELEIIPKLDPYSLNGQKLRLDFIRKQLSTNVDYLSGEKVFNDNESLKGNIENYIGMTQIPTGIIGPILINGTHAQGGFYIPLATTEGTLLASYNRGAKACRESGAITTITLQEGVQRTPTFKFKNLIDLGKFVTWVLDNKEIFSALTRESSNYAILNDVGINIEGNILILRFEYTSGDASGQNIVTICTDRICKYILENCPTKPIFWTIEGNTSGDKKATSLATRVRGKKVTSEITLKRSVIESVLKTTPELLQQQWKITTSGAIKCGSNGTGMHPANALAALFIACGQDVACTGEASTAVTRMEIDENGNLYCSITMPNIIVGTVGGGTSFPTQKECLELIDCYGPGKSTKLAEIAINVCLAGEISILAAMSCGQFTAAHQKFGR is encoded by the coding sequence ATGAAAAACCCACCTAGTATTATTAGTCGTGCAAAGTTTGATTTTATTAATTCATCAGTAATTGAAAAGCTTGAATCTTACAATTCAAAACCTAGTCCAGAATTAGAGATAATCCCAAAACTTGATCCCTACTCTTTAAACGGTCAAAAATTGCGTTTAGATTTTATCCGAAAACAATTAAGTACAAACGTTGACTATTTATCCGGAGAAAAAGTATTCAACGACAACGAAAGTCTAAAAGGGAATATTGAAAATTATATTGGCATGACACAAATCCCAACAGGAATTATTGGACCAATATTAATTAATGGTACTCATGCACAAGGAGGTTTTTATATTCCCCTTGCTACAACCGAAGGCACATTATTAGCATCATACAACAGAGGCGCAAAAGCTTGTAGAGAATCTGGTGCAATTACCACAATTACATTGCAAGAAGGAGTACAAAGAACACCTACCTTTAAATTTAAAAACTTAATTGATCTTGGAAAATTCGTAACATGGGTTCTAGACAACAAAGAAATCTTCAGCGCATTAACCCGAGAATCCAGTAATTATGCCATCTTAAATGATGTAGGAATCAATATAGAAGGAAATATTTTAATATTACGATTCGAATATACTTCCGGAGACGCATCAGGTCAAAACATAGTTACAATATGTACGGATAGAATCTGTAAATATATCCTTGAAAACTGCCCAACGAAGCCAATTTTCTGGACCATAGAAGGAAATACGTCGGGAGATAAAAAAGCTACGTCATTAGCGACAAGAGTACGCGGAAAAAAAGTAACTTCAGAAATCACATTAAAAAGAAGTGTAATTGAATCTGTCCTGAAAACAACTCCTGAACTATTGCAGCAACAATGGAAAATTACTACCTCGGGAGCAATAAAATGTGGCAGTAATGGCACAGGAATGCATCCCGCTAATGCGCTTGCAGCACTATTCATTGCTTGTGGTCAGGATGTCGCTTGTACCGGAGAAGCTTCTACTGCTGTAACAAGAATGGAAATAGACGAAAATGGAAATTTATATTGCTCAATCACAATGCCCAATATAATCGTTGGTACAGTTGGTGGCGGAACTTCTTTTCCAACACAAAAAGAATGCTTAGAACTGATCGACTGTTATGGACCAGGTAAAAGCACGAAACTTGCCGAAATTGCTATTAACGTTTGTTTAGCCGGCGAAATATCGATCCTGGCCGCTATGTCGTGCGGACAGTTTACAGCAGCGCATCAAAAATTTGGAAGATAA